One Robbsia sp. KACC 23696 DNA segment encodes these proteins:
- a CDS encoding ABC transporter permease subunit, which translates to MNDTHLENSANAPRNAPHNAARPSGRQRRGLDAARIGTIVQGIVTACIVLFLIVPVIMSMLAGVTVNYFRGLSSGLTLRWVAQVWDLYAGSIFASLYVALATLAITIVIGVPAAYALSRSSHRLARWVDELLILPVALPGLASALALLSLYGGFGAFRQSYAFIVVGHVIFTLPFMTRSVAAICASADIRTLEEGAASLGAGFLRRFFTVVLPNIQPGIVAGAVAVVTLSLGEFNLTWMLHTPDTKTLPVGLADTYASMRIEIGSAYTLVFLILAMPLLLAIQWFAPDAVAKRAKTRAARIARDLP; encoded by the coding sequence ATGAACGATACCCATCTCGAAAATAGCGCGAATGCGCCCCGGAATGCGCCGCACAATGCGGCGCGGCCGAGTGGCCGCCAGCGTCGCGGACTGGACGCGGCACGCATCGGCACCATCGTGCAGGGCATCGTGACGGCGTGCATCGTCCTGTTTCTGATCGTGCCGGTGATCATGTCGATGCTCGCGGGCGTCACTGTCAACTACTTTCGCGGCTTGTCCAGCGGATTGACGCTGCGCTGGGTCGCTCAGGTATGGGATCTGTATGCCGGGTCGATTTTCGCCTCGCTGTACGTGGCGCTCGCCACCTTGGCGATTACGATCGTGATCGGCGTACCGGCCGCCTATGCGCTGTCGCGCAGCAGCCACCGCCTGGCCCGCTGGGTCGACGAATTGCTGATCCTGCCGGTCGCCCTCCCGGGATTGGCCTCGGCGCTGGCCTTGTTATCGCTTTACGGCGGCTTCGGCGCCTTCCGTCAAAGCTATGCCTTCATCGTCGTCGGTCATGTGATCTTTACCTTGCCCTTCATGACGCGGTCGGTCGCGGCCATTTGCGCCAGCGCGGACATTCGCACCTTGGAGGAAGGCGCCGCCAGCCTAGGCGCCGGCTTCCTGCGGCGCTTCTTCACCGTCGTGCTACCGAATATCCAGCCCGGCATCGTCGCCGGTGCGGTCGCGGTCGTCACCTTGTCGCTGGGCGAATTCAATCTGACCTGGATGCTGCATACGCCGGATACGAAAACGCTGCCGGTCGGACTCGCCGACACCTATGCATCGATGCGCATCGAGATCGGCAGCGCCTACACCTTGGTTTTCCTGATTCTCGCGATGCCGCTCCTCCTCGCAATCCAGTGGTTCGCACCCGACGCCGTCGCCAAGCGCGCCAAGACACGCGCCGCGCGCATCGCGCGGGACCTTCCCTGA
- a CDS encoding ABC transporter ATP-binding protein: MNAALMSDSAIPSRAARAGIPSIALPRVAITLSRCAKTFHGQQVLAPLDLHIAAGETLVLLGPSGCGKTTTLRMIAGLERPDAGGRVLFDGEDVTALPIEKRQVGMVFQSYALFPNMSVRDNVGYGLRVQQSRGAPDLDGQALTRDRIRARVDRLLHLMELGAHAEKRIDALSGGQRQRVALARALAPQPRVLLLDEPLTALDARLRDILRTEMNQLLRTLGVTTVYVTHDQGEAMALGDRIVVMSAGRVEQVDTPREIYYRPASRHVAEFVGTMNRVGGLVRDGHLQVGRARLPLAGGAPAASERMHEAFFRPEDASLCFADDADLHGTVRSITFLGDRTRLILDAVSDARDAADTQGPADGGAHATPLTLDVPGRTALTQGERVSLRLHENALMVLEKEPS, encoded by the coding sequence ATGAACGCTGCTCTCATGTCCGACTCCGCCATCCCCTCCCGCGCCGCACGCGCAGGCATCCCATCGATCGCGCTGCCCCGCGTCGCCATCACCTTGTCGCGTTGCGCCAAGACCTTTCATGGTCAGCAGGTGCTCGCACCGCTGGATCTCCACATCGCGGCCGGCGAAACGCTCGTGTTGCTGGGACCGTCCGGTTGCGGCAAGACCACGACCTTGCGCATGATCGCCGGACTGGAACGTCCCGATGCGGGGGGCCGCGTGCTGTTCGACGGGGAGGACGTCACCGCCTTGCCCATCGAGAAACGCCAGGTCGGCATGGTCTTCCAAAGTTATGCGCTGTTTCCGAACATGTCGGTCCGCGACAATGTCGGCTATGGCTTGCGTGTACAGCAGTCGCGTGGCGCGCCGGACCTCGACGGCCAAGCGCTGACGCGCGATCGCATTCGCGCGCGCGTGGACCGTCTGCTGCACCTGATGGAACTCGGCGCGCACGCCGAAAAACGCATCGACGCGCTGTCCGGCGGCCAACGCCAGCGCGTCGCGCTGGCACGGGCACTGGCGCCGCAACCGCGCGTGCTGTTGCTGGACGAACCGCTCACGGCGCTGGACGCGCGACTACGCGACATCTTGCGCACCGAGATGAACCAGTTGCTGCGCACGCTCGGCGTGACGACGGTCTATGTCACCCATGACCAAGGCGAGGCGATGGCCTTGGGCGATCGCATCGTCGTGATGAGTGCCGGACGGGTCGAACAGGTCGACACGCCGCGTGAGATCTACTATCGCCCGGCCAGCCGACACGTGGCCGAATTCGTCGGCACGATGAACCGCGTCGGCGGTCTCGTGCGCGACGGTCATCTGCAGGTGGGGCGTGCACGCCTGCCCCTCGCCGGCGGCGCACCCGCGGCGTCGGAACGCATGCACGAAGCCTTCTTTCGTCCGGAAGACGCCTCCCTTTGCTTTGCCGACGACGCCGACCTCCACGGTACGGTGCGCAGCATCACCTTTCTCGGCGACCGGACACGGCTGATTCTCGATGCGGTGTCCGACGCGCGCGACGCGGCCGACACGCAAGGCCCGGCCGATGGCGGGGCGCACGCGACGCCGCTGACCTTGGACGTCCCCGGACGCACGGCCTTGACGCAAGGCGAGCGGGTCTCGCTGCGCCTGCACGAAAACGCATTAATGGTATTGGAAAAGGAACCCTCGTGA
- a CDS encoding phosphodiesterase, whose amino-acid sequence MTMQQTTTHDVTANAAQQGVASAAPSHDPRLPAHAPFYFVQLTDLHIRAPGVLAYRKVDTAVYLRQAVAHVLSLDPAPAAVVVTGDLVDKGSVEEYMHLQALLAPLPMPIYMLVGNHDGREGLRAVFDAPYLREGGAFVQYTADIGGNDGSDGKPTCSPVRLIALDTLEPGRSGGFLCAQRLDWFEAALEDARGLPVVVALHHPPFATGIGHMDEALLDAASSARLAEIVARHPNVERIIAGHLHREIHARFGGTIVSTAGSTAHQVCLDLRDDAPSAFTMEPPTAVIHRWQPAPGLPADPRSGLGGGLVSHLSYLATYDGPYPFHEPDGGLIDR is encoded by the coding sequence ATGACGATGCAACAGACCACGACGCATGACGTCACCGCCAACGCCGCGCAGCAAGGCGTGGCTTCCGCCGCCCCCTCGCACGATCCGCGTCTGCCCGCGCACGCGCCCTTCTACTTCGTACAACTGACTGATTTGCATATTCGCGCACCGGGCGTGCTGGCCTATCGGAAAGTCGATACGGCCGTTTATTTGCGACAAGCCGTGGCGCACGTGCTGTCGTTGGACCCGGCGCCGGCGGCGGTGGTGGTGACCGGCGATCTCGTCGATAAAGGGAGCGTCGAGGAATATATGCATCTGCAGGCGCTGCTCGCGCCTTTACCGATGCCGATCTATATGCTGGTCGGCAATCACGACGGCCGGGAGGGACTGCGCGCCGTGTTCGATGCGCCCTATCTGCGCGAGGGCGGCGCGTTCGTGCAATACACCGCCGATATCGGCGGCAACGACGGCAGCGATGGCAAACCGACATGCTCGCCGGTGCGGCTGATCGCGCTCGATACGCTCGAACCGGGGCGCAGCGGCGGCTTTCTGTGCGCGCAACGCCTCGACTGGTTCGAAGCGGCCTTGGAAGACGCGCGCGGCTTGCCGGTGGTCGTGGCTTTGCATCATCCGCCGTTCGCCACCGGCATCGGCCATATGGATGAAGCGCTGCTCGACGCGGCGAGCAGCGCGCGACTTGCCGAAATCGTCGCGCGCCATCCCAATGTCGAGCGCATCATCGCCGGGCATTTGCATCGGGAGATCCACGCACGATTCGGCGGCACCATCGTTTCCACCGCCGGGTCCACCGCGCATCAGGTCTGCCTGGACTTACGCGACGACGCACCGTCGGCCTTCACGATGGAACCGCCGACGGCGGTCATTCATCGCTGGCAACCGGCGCCAGGGCTGCCCGCCGATCCCCGCAGCGGCCTCGGCGGCGGCCTGGTCTCGCATCTGAGCTATCTCGCGACATACGATGGCCCTTACCCCTTCCATGAACCAGATGGTGGCTTGATCGATCGCTAA
- a CDS encoding DUF1028 domain-containing protein, producing the protein MTFSLLGHCRRTGEFGAVVTTSSPCVGARVPFLSAGLGGVLTQHRTDPRLGPRGLDLMRSGCSSTEAIAALVASSPAHEWRQMAAIDAQGRTASFTGASNRPVVAEAHGDGCVAIGNILHQAGVVQAMIDAFGGSDEKCLAQRLMAALEAGEAAGGEGRPLQSAALVVVAADPFPWLDLRIDLSDSPLPDLRRLLETFLPSAGLYRTRALTPELL; encoded by the coding sequence ATGACATTTTCGCTTCTCGGACATTGCCGCCGCACCGGCGAATTTGGCGCGGTCGTGACCACGTCGAGCCCCTGCGTCGGCGCGCGTGTGCCATTCCTTTCCGCGGGACTGGGCGGGGTATTGACGCAACATCGGACAGACCCGCGACTCGGGCCGCGCGGGCTCGACTTGATGCGCTCCGGGTGTTCGAGTACCGAGGCGATTGCCGCGCTGGTGGCTTCATCGCCTGCGCATGAATGGCGACAGATGGCGGCGATCGACGCGCAGGGCAGGACGGCGAGTTTCACCGGAGCCAGTAATCGTCCTGTCGTCGCCGAGGCCCATGGTGACGGATGCGTGGCGATCGGCAATATCCTGCATCAAGCGGGCGTGGTGCAGGCGATGATCGACGCGTTTGGCGGGAGCGACGAAAAGTGTCTGGCGCAGCGACTGATGGCGGCACTGGAAGCCGGGGAGGCGGCCGGCGGCGAGGGCCGCCCGCTTCAGTCCGCCGCGCTGGTGGTCGTCGCGGCCGACCCGTTTCCGTGGTTGGATCTGCGCATCGATCTATCGGATTCCCCGTTGCCGGATCTGCGGCGGCTTTTGGAGACGTTTCTGCCGAGCGCGGGGCTGTATCGTACGCGGGCGTTGACGCCGGAACTGCTGTAG
- a CDS encoding polysaccharide deacetylase produces MHRVPLRAANMAPPAPLYPWPDTANGRSQSALFLAVDVDAESAWTAKDPKHYERLVTMSYGGYEARVGVPKMLELFRDLELKATFFITGWSVEAHPAMAEAIVKDGHEIAHHGFDHLMPDPGSPHIVEEVDRGLETLKRRLGVVPKGYRAPSGESCEELRVLLKERGFLYSSSWRDDVRPYRHVLEDGNKGVIELPATMTFDDWMYGLTHRYSPRSMFPREHVLSIWNDELEETRAWGGLITTVLHPQVSGRAMRIKILREFLQGAQEYGDVWIATGEKIAAHFTACEAADPAAQ; encoded by the coding sequence ATGCATCGCGTCCCGCTTCGCGCCGCCAATATGGCGCCCCCGGCGCCCCTCTATCCCTGGCCCGACACCGCGAATGGCCGATCCCAGAGCGCGCTTTTTCTGGCGGTCGACGTCGATGCCGAATCGGCCTGGACCGCAAAGGATCCGAAGCACTACGAGCGGCTGGTGACGATGTCATACGGCGGCTACGAGGCGCGCGTCGGCGTCCCGAAGATGCTCGAATTATTTCGAGATCTGGAACTGAAGGCGACGTTCTTCATTACCGGTTGGTCGGTCGAAGCGCATCCCGCGATGGCGGAGGCGATCGTCAAAGACGGCCATGAAATCGCGCATCACGGTTTCGATCATCTGATGCCGGACCCGGGGTCGCCGCATATCGTCGAAGAAGTCGACCGTGGCCTGGAAACATTGAAACGGCGGCTGGGCGTCGTGCCCAAAGGCTATCGCGCACCGTCAGGCGAAAGTTGCGAGGAACTTCGTGTCTTGTTGAAGGAGCGCGGCTTCCTGTATTCCAGTTCCTGGCGCGACGACGTGCGCCCCTACCGCCATGTGCTCGAAGACGGCAACAAGGGCGTGATCGAACTGCCGGCCACGATGACCTTCGACGACTGGATGTATGGGCTGACGCATCGTTACAGCCCGCGCTCGATGTTTCCGCGAGAACACGTCCTCTCGATCTGGAATGACGAACTGGAAGAAACGCGCGCCTGGGGCGGCTTGATCACCACCGTGCTCCACCCGCAGGTCAGCGGACGCGCGATGCGCATCAAGATCCTGCGTGAGTTTTTACAAGGGGCGCAGGAATACGGCGACGTCTGGATCGCGACCGGCGAGAAAATCGCCGCGCATTTTACTGCTTGTGAAGCCGCCGATCCCGCGGCGCAATAA
- a CDS encoding class II aldolase/adducin family protein, translating into MNHPVQHRYAEAEWETRCDLAALYRLIAHFGMTDLIETHITARVPGSPGHFLINRYGLLFDEMKASDLVKIDANGQVVETDLDVDAQRVNVAGFVIHSAVHAARDDMHWVIHTHSAAGCGVSAQEAGLLPISQHALRFYQRIAYHDYEGIALDEDERARLVADLGRHKTMMLRNHGVLVGASTVAEAFSLAFYLENACKIQIAALAGNTPLRIPSAAVCERTAQQFESPGEISAMLLSWKAALRLIASRSHDYRS; encoded by the coding sequence GTGAATCATCCCGTGCAACACCGCTACGCCGAGGCCGAATGGGAGACGCGCTGCGATCTGGCAGCCTTATATCGATTGATCGCCCATTTCGGCATGACCGATCTGATCGAAACGCACATCACCGCGCGCGTTCCCGGCAGTCCGGGACATTTCCTGATCAACCGCTACGGTCTGCTGTTCGATGAAATGAAAGCATCGGATCTGGTGAAAATCGATGCGAACGGACAGGTCGTCGAAACCGACCTGGACGTCGATGCCCAGCGCGTCAATGTCGCCGGCTTCGTCATTCATTCCGCCGTGCATGCGGCACGCGACGATATGCACTGGGTGATCCACACGCATAGCGCCGCGGGATGCGGCGTCTCCGCGCAAGAGGCCGGTCTGCTTCCGATCAGCCAGCACGCCTTGCGCTTCTACCAGCGCATCGCCTATCACGACTATGAAGGGATCGCACTCGACGAAGACGAGCGCGCGCGCCTGGTGGCCGACCTGGGCAGGCATAAAACGATGATGCTGCGCAATCATGGCGTTCTGGTGGGCGCCTCCACCGTTGCCGAAGCGTTCAGCCTGGCGTTCTATCTCGAAAATGCCTGCAAAATCCAGATTGCCGCCCTGGCCGGCAATACGCCGCTGCGTATCCCGAGCGCCGCCGTTTGCGAGAGAACGGCGCAGCAATTCGAATCGCCCGGCGAAATTTCGGCGATGCTACTCTCATGGAAGGCCGCCTTGCGTCTGATCGCTTCGCGCTCCCACGACTACCGCAGCTGA
- a CDS encoding ABC transporter substrate-binding protein, translating into MLSSAQAAGVPATVNVAVVPNYPPFEFKDPATSDLRGVDIDLGDALAKRMGVKIAWQETSFDTMMSALQTARVDMILSGMTDVPARRDTADFVDYIKTGPQFYTLKANSASLPSMASLCGKRVGSSRRTTFPANIQAWSSAHCEAAGKPAITVVGTDGSADARLQLKQGRLDAGVQGGETLPYQNSIENNAYVGIGKPFLDQYTGIAVLKTNTALRDALVKAFTSMVADGSYKAILAKWGLQEHALDKVVINSQD; encoded by the coding sequence ATGCTGTCATCCGCCCAGGCGGCAGGCGTACCGGCAACGGTCAACGTCGCGGTGGTACCAAATTATCCGCCTTTCGAATTCAAGGATCCGGCGACCAGCGATTTGCGCGGCGTCGACATCGATCTGGGGGATGCGCTCGCCAAACGCATGGGCGTGAAAATCGCCTGGCAGGAGACGAGTTTCGATACGATGATGAGTGCCTTGCAGACGGCGCGTGTCGACATGATTCTGTCCGGCATGACCGACGTGCCGGCACGACGCGATACGGCCGACTTTGTCGACTATATCAAAACCGGTCCGCAGTTCTACACGCTGAAAGCGAATAGCGCGAGCCTCCCGTCGATGGCATCGTTGTGCGGCAAGCGTGTCGGTTCCAGCCGTCGCACCACGTTTCCGGCCAACATCCAGGCCTGGAGCAGCGCCCATTGCGAAGCGGCGGGCAAACCCGCCATCACCGTGGTCGGCACCGACGGCTCGGCCGATGCCCGACTGCAGCTGAAGCAAGGGCGGCTCGATGCGGGCGTGCAAGGCGGCGAAACCTTGCCTTATCAGAACAGCATCGAGAACAATGCCTATGTCGGTATCGGCAAGCCGTTTCTCGATCAGTACACCGGCATCGCGGTCTTGAAAACGAATACCGCGCTGCGCGATGCCTTGGTCAAGGCCTTCACGTCGATGGTCGCCGATGGCAGCTACAAGGCGATCCTCGCCAAATGGGGCTTGCAGGAACACGCGCTCGACAAAGTCGTGATCAATTCGCAGGACTGA
- a CDS encoding FAD-binding oxidoreductase → MVRPYYPLSHSLWAATAGAAPETHVLQASLRADVAIVGAGFCGLSTALHLAEAGARVVVLDAREIGFGGSGRNGGQVIPGIKYDPSEIVAKFGAEQGQKVIDFVGGTADTVFDLIEKYAMDVPHVRRGWIQGAHTAAALQLAERRVRDWRAQGVAARMLDKTAVSALLGTDAYLGGWLDPRGGGIQPLSFAYGLAKAAQQRGVSIHTGSAVTSLAPERGGWTLKTAAGSEVCAEQVVLATNGYTDGLWPHLQKTIIDANSFQIATEPLPPAIRSTILPEGQVSSDARNLLLYFRLDHAGRLLMGGRGTFAEPDPRAPRSWAHLDNVVRKLFPQTEGVAIAHRWCGHVAITQDFLPHIHTPAPGLTIDIGCQGRGVGLQTRMGQALAESILTRNPAVLPFAPTPIRPFPFHALRRVYLAAAVAWYRLTDGGVR, encoded by the coding sequence ATGGTTCGACCGTACTACCCTTTGTCGCACAGCCTATGGGCGGCGACGGCCGGCGCGGCACCCGAGACGCACGTCCTGCAGGCGTCGCTGCGTGCCGACGTGGCGATCGTCGGCGCCGGGTTTTGCGGGCTGAGCACAGCCTTGCATCTTGCCGAAGCGGGCGCGCGCGTCGTCGTGCTCGATGCGCGGGAGATTGGGTTCGGGGGCTCCGGGCGCAATGGCGGCCAGGTGATTCCAGGGATCAAATACGACCCGAGCGAGATCGTCGCGAAGTTCGGGGCGGAACAAGGTCAAAAGGTGATCGATTTCGTCGGCGGTACGGCGGACACCGTTTTCGACCTGATCGAAAAGTACGCGATGGACGTGCCGCACGTTCGCCGCGGCTGGATCCAAGGCGCGCATACCGCCGCGGCCTTGCAACTTGCCGAGCGGCGCGTGCGTGACTGGCGTGCCCAGGGAGTGGCGGCCCGCATGCTCGACAAGACCGCCGTATCGGCCTTGTTGGGAACCGATGCCTACCTGGGCGGCTGGCTGGATCCGCGCGGCGGCGGCATTCAACCGCTCAGCTTCGCCTATGGCCTCGCGAAAGCGGCGCAACAGCGTGGCGTGTCGATTCACACGGGCTCGGCGGTAACATCGCTCGCGCCCGAACGGGGTGGCTGGACGCTGAAAACGGCGGCCGGTTCCGAGGTGTGCGCCGAGCAAGTGGTGTTGGCGACCAATGGCTATACCGATGGTTTATGGCCGCATCTGCAAAAAACCATTATCGATGCCAATTCCTTCCAGATCGCGACCGAACCGTTGCCGCCGGCGATTCGATCGACGATCTTGCCGGAGGGACAGGTGTCGTCCGATGCGCGCAACCTGCTGCTGTATTTCCGTCTGGACCACGCGGGTCGATTGCTGATGGGCGGGCGCGGTACGTTTGCCGAGCCGGATCCGCGCGCGCCGCGCAGTTGGGCGCATCTCGATAACGTGGTGCGCAAGCTGTTCCCGCAAACCGAGGGCGTCGCGATCGCGCATCGATGGTGCGGGCATGTCGCGATCACGCAGGATTTCCTGCCGCATATCCATACGCCGGCGCCGGGCTTGACGATCGATATCGGTTGCCAAGGGCGGGGCGTCGGTTTGCAAACGCGCATGGGGCAGGCGCTGGCCGAGTCGATTCTGACGCGCAACCCCGCCGTCTTGCCGTTCGCGCCCACGCCCATTCGGCCCTTTCCGTTTCATGCGCTGCGGCGTGTCTATCTGGCGGCCGCGGTGGCGTGGTATCGCTTGACCGACGGTGGCGTGCGCTGA